One genomic segment of Pseudomonas chlororaphis subsp. aurantiaca includes these proteins:
- a CDS encoding amidase, which yields MTTPITQLTAVELMTLIQARDLSPVEVTEAFLERILDTRTSSNAFVDIYECQARAAAHRACKAISSGQASSSLHGMPIALKDLFHVKGELTAAGSLCWKHHRAQATSTVVERLLSKGMVILGKTHTVEFGLGAFGVNEHFATPRNPWSRQTELAPGGSSSGSAVAVATGLTPWALGTDTGGSVRIPASWCGVVGLKPSHGQIEMNDVVPLSQTLDSVGVLARSVEDASLLYAHLLDEPTRQCLADNAERFGQVALSRYRVATLPLHERSWVSADVLACYDTAIAVLRATGIRPRAGIFPMPLEECLKKNSLITFYEALANYRTLHADAKSDLGESVRARLSRGAGISQAEYLNALQEMATLRTLFERIYDQVEAIVLPTTQMPACAVDDIKHLAPPNHFTRFVNFLGLCAIAVPAGFTADNRPCSLQFVCKRNQEHIALDLARVYEAQTPWHSIHPPAFLLPG from the coding sequence GTGACGACCCCGATTACCCAACTGACCGCCGTTGAACTCATGACGCTGATCCAGGCCCGGGATCTGTCGCCGGTCGAAGTTACCGAGGCGTTCCTGGAACGTATCCTCGACACTCGAACCTCATCGAACGCCTTTGTCGATATCTATGAATGCCAGGCCCGCGCAGCGGCACACAGGGCGTGCAAGGCCATAAGCAGTGGACAGGCATCAAGTTCGCTGCACGGCATGCCCATTGCCCTGAAAGACTTGTTCCATGTGAAAGGCGAGCTTACGGCGGCGGGCTCCTTGTGCTGGAAGCACCATCGAGCACAAGCGACTTCGACGGTTGTAGAGCGGCTGTTGAGCAAAGGCATGGTCATCCTGGGCAAGACCCATACCGTCGAATTTGGCCTTGGCGCCTTTGGCGTCAACGAGCATTTCGCGACTCCGCGCAATCCGTGGAGCCGCCAGACAGAGTTGGCACCCGGCGGATCCAGCAGTGGATCGGCGGTAGCCGTAGCCACCGGGCTGACCCCCTGGGCCTTGGGGACCGATACTGGCGGTTCAGTGCGTATTCCCGCCTCCTGGTGCGGCGTTGTCGGCCTCAAGCCCAGCCACGGCCAGATCGAAATGAACGATGTCGTTCCTCTGAGCCAGACGCTCGACTCGGTGGGCGTCCTTGCCAGATCTGTCGAAGATGCATCGCTGCTCTATGCTCATCTGCTCGACGAGCCCACACGCCAATGCCTTGCAGACAATGCCGAACGCTTCGGACAGGTGGCGCTCAGCCGATATCGCGTGGCCACTTTGCCGTTGCACGAGCGCTCATGGGTCTCTGCCGACGTCCTGGCCTGCTACGACACGGCCATTGCAGTGCTGCGAGCCACCGGCATCCGACCCCGGGCCGGCATATTCCCCATGCCCCTGGAGGAGTGCCTGAAGAAAAATTCCCTGATCACTTTCTATGAGGCCTTGGCCAACTACAGAACGCTTCATGCCGACGCTAAAAGTGACCTAGGCGAATCGGTTCGGGCGCGACTGTCACGTGGCGCCGGGATCTCCCAGGCCGAGTACCTTAATGCCCTGCAGGAAATGGCCACGCTGCGTACCCTGTTCGAGCGCATCTATGATCAGGTCGAAGCCATAGTCCTACCCACGACACAAATGCCCGCCTGCGCCGTGGACGACATCAAGCACCTTGCGCCCCCCAATCACTTCACTCGCTTCGTCAACTTTCTGGGCCTGTGCGCAATTGCCGTCCCTGCGGGTTTTACAGCAGACAACCGTCCTTGCTCGCTGCAATTCGTCTGCAAGCGAAACCAGGAACACATCGCCCTCGACCTTGCTCGCGTCTATGAGGCCCAGACGCCCTGGCACTCAATACACCCGCCAGCGTTCCTGCTTCCCGGCTGA
- a CDS encoding single-stranded DNA-binding protein, whose protein sequence is MARGVNKVILVGTCGQDPEVRYLPNGNAVTNLSLATSEQWTDKQTGQKVEKTEWHRVSMFGKVAEIAGEYLRKGSQVYIEGKLQTREWEKDGIKRYTTEIIVDMQGTMQLLGGRPQGDQGQGMGNSAPRPQQSRPQPSQAPQRESRPAPQQSSPQPAQNFDDSFDDDIPF, encoded by the coding sequence ATGGCCCGTGGGGTTAACAAAGTCATATTGGTCGGCACTTGCGGCCAGGATCCTGAAGTTCGCTACCTGCCTAACGGTAATGCCGTGACCAACCTGAGTCTGGCCACCAGCGAACAATGGACCGACAAGCAAACCGGTCAGAAGGTCGAGAAGACCGAGTGGCACCGTGTGTCGATGTTCGGCAAGGTCGCGGAAATCGCCGGCGAATACCTGCGCAAAGGTTCGCAGGTCTACATCGAAGGCAAGCTGCAGACCCGCGAGTGGGAAAAAGACGGCATCAAGCGTTACACCACTGAAATCATCGTCGACATGCAGGGCACCATGCAGCTGCTGGGCGGCCGTCCACAGGGCGACCAGGGCCAGGGCATGGGCAACTCCGCGCCACGTCCGCAGCAGTCGCGTCCGCAGCCTTCGCAGGCGCCACAACGCGAATCGCGTCCAGCGCCTCAGCAGTCCTCGCCGCAGCCGGCGCAGAACTTCGACGACAGCTTTGATGACGATATCCCGTTCTAA
- a CDS encoding MFS transporter, which yields MHDPHSERMSGAETRAASGLALVFAFRMLGMFMVLPVLATYGMDLAGATPALIGLAIGAYGLTQAIFQIPFGVISDRIGRRPVIYLGLIVFALGSVLAANADSIWGVIAGRILQGAGAISAAVMALLSDLTREQHRTKAMAMIGMTIGLSFAVAMVVGPLLTRGFGLSGLFFATGGMALLGIFIVAFMVPRSTGPLQHRESGVARQALLPTLKHPDLLRLDLGIFVLHAMLMSSFVALPLALVEKAGLPKEQHWWVYLTALLISFFAMIPFIIYGEKKRKMKRVLLGAVSTLLLTELFFWEFGDSLQALVIGTVVFFTAFNLLEASLPSLISKVSPAGGKGTAMGVYSTSQFLGSALGGILGGWLFQHGGLSVVFLGCAGLAALWLAFAVTMREPPYVTSLRLPLSPEAIREAGLVERLKAVVGVTDAVMVAEEAAIYIKLDTELLDRATLEQLVNPARSACEA from the coding sequence ATGCATGATCCCCACAGCGAACGCATGAGTGGCGCCGAGACCCGCGCGGCAAGCGGTCTGGCCCTGGTGTTCGCCTTCCGTATGCTTGGCATGTTCATGGTGTTGCCGGTCCTGGCGACCTATGGGATGGATCTGGCAGGAGCGACCCCGGCCCTGATCGGGTTGGCGATCGGCGCTTACGGCCTGACCCAGGCGATTTTCCAGATCCCGTTCGGGGTCATTTCCGACCGTATCGGCCGTCGTCCGGTGATTTACCTGGGGTTGATCGTCTTTGCCCTGGGCAGCGTGCTGGCGGCCAACGCCGATTCGATCTGGGGCGTGATCGCCGGGCGCATCCTGCAGGGCGCCGGGGCGATTTCCGCGGCGGTCATGGCGCTGTTGTCGGACCTGACCCGCGAGCAGCACCGCACCAAGGCCATGGCCATGATCGGCATGACCATCGGCCTGTCCTTTGCCGTGGCCATGGTGGTCGGCCCGCTGCTGACCCGCGGTTTCGGTTTGTCCGGGTTGTTTTTCGCCACCGGTGGCATGGCGCTGCTGGGCATCTTCATCGTCGCCTTCATGGTGCCGCGCTCGACCGGCCCATTGCAGCACCGTGAGTCCGGGGTCGCGCGCCAGGCGCTGTTGCCGACGCTCAAGCATCCGGACCTGTTGCGCCTGGATCTTGGTATCTTCGTGTTGCACGCGATGCTGATGTCGAGCTTCGTGGCCTTGCCGCTGGCCCTGGTGGAAAAAGCCGGCCTGCCCAAGGAACAGCACTGGTGGGTCTACCTCACCGCGCTGTTGATCTCCTTCTTCGCCATGATCCCGTTCATCATCTACGGCGAGAAAAAACGCAAAATGAAACGAGTTCTGCTGGGCGCGGTCAGTACGCTGCTGCTCACCGAGCTATTCTTCTGGGAGTTCGGCGACAGCCTGCAGGCACTGGTGATCGGCACGGTGGTGTTCTTCACCGCGTTCAATCTGCTGGAAGCTTCGCTGCCGTCGCTGATCAGCAAGGTTTCACCGGCCGGCGGCAAGGGTACGGCCATGGGGGTCTATTCCACCAGCCAGTTCCTCGGCTCGGCACTGGGCGGCATTCTCGGCGGCTGGTTGTTCCAGCATGGCGGTTTGTCGGTTGTGTTCCTGGGGTGTGCAGGACTTGCTGCCCTGTGGTTGGCCTTTGCTGTTACCATGCGCGAACCTCCTTACGTGACGAGCCTGCGCTTGCCGTTATCGCCCGAAGCGATCCGCGAAGCCGGTCTGGTCGAGCGCCTGAAGGCCGTTGTTGGGGTAACGGATGCAGTGATGGTGGCCGAAGAAGCCGCCATTTACATCAAATTGGACACCGAATTATTGGATCGCGCGACCCTCGAGCAGCTGGTCAACCCAGCCCGATCGGCGTGCGAAGCCTAG